The following coding sequences are from one Pseudomonas mendocina window:
- a CDS encoding YqcC family protein — MESRVALLAEQLLLIERELRVLGWWQDEAPSAEALASQEPFCVDTLSFEQWLQWIFLPRMKQLLEAGATLPSVSGIQAMAEMVYQQQAGIARRLQELLGEFDQLITRTS; from the coding sequence ATGGAAAGCCGGGTTGCTCTGCTGGCCGAGCAGTTGCTACTGATCGAGCGCGAATTGCGCGTTCTCGGTTGGTGGCAGGACGAGGCGCCGAGCGCCGAGGCGTTGGCCAGTCAGGAGCCGTTCTGCGTCGATACGCTGTCCTTCGAACAATGGCTGCAGTGGATTTTTCTGCCGCGGATGAAGCAGCTGTTGGAGGCCGGGGCAACATTGCCGTCGGTGTCAGGAATCCAGGCGATGGCTGAGATGGTCTATCAGCAGCAGGCGGGCATTGCGCGCCGCTTGCAGGAATTGCTTGGCGAGTTCGATCAACTGATCACGCGCACGTCCTGA
- a CDS encoding M48 family metallopeptidase — MNKKWLATMLATVVLGGCSTVPQGSIPVIDAGSPLSSGGSGSASTPSPAATPQRIEEDSGVVVMVPQGAVSTPLQTGSQPITSSGGLTFDPPVSSQPSAPTQGSFGSSAPSMPSGIPSGGGLAADEQLDGPVLALLTTAQQQQGGGDLNGAASSLERAQRIAPREPQVLYRLAEVRLAQGDAAQAEQFARRGLTYASGRPALQASLWDLIAQARERQGDPAGAAQARERARVNL; from the coding sequence GTGAACAAGAAGTGGCTTGCCACGATGCTGGCGACGGTAGTTCTGGGTGGTTGCAGTACGGTGCCGCAGGGTTCGATTCCGGTGATCGATGCCGGCTCTCCGCTCTCGTCCGGTGGCTCTGGTTCGGCGAGTACGCCTAGCCCGGCCGCCACGCCGCAGCGCATCGAAGAGGATTCCGGCGTGGTGGTGATGGTGCCGCAAGGCGCCGTTTCGACTCCATTGCAGACCGGCTCGCAGCCAATCACTTCCAGTGGTGGCCTGACGTTCGATCCGCCCGTGAGCAGCCAGCCCTCTGCGCCGACTCAAGGTAGTTTTGGCTCCTCGGCTCCGAGCATGCCCAGCGGCATTCCCAGCGGTGGTGGTCTGGCTGCTGACGAACAGCTGGACGGGCCAGTGCTGGCGCTGCTGACCACCGCTCAGCAACAGCAGGGCGGTGGTGATCTCAATGGCGCCGCATCCAGCCTCGAGCGTGCTCAGCGCATTGCTCCGCGTGAGCCGCAAGTGCTCTATCGCCTGGCTGAGGTGCGTCTGGCTCAGGGTGATGCGGCCCAGGCCGAGCAATTCGCCCGCCGCGGTCTGACTTATGCTTCCGGGCGTCCGGCGCTACAGGCCAGCTTGTGGGATTTGATCGCCCAGGCGCGTGAACGTCAGGGCGATCCAGCCGGCGCTGCTCAGGCGCGTGAGCGTGCCAGGGTCAATCTGTGA